The nucleotide sequence AGGTTCTTGGAAGCAGGCTGGCGTCACATAGGTCACAATCCACAGGGTGAAGCCTCTTTCTTGTATCAATACTTGAAAGGAGCGGGTGCACGCGATGAATGTTGAAAGTGGGTCGAAAGGATGCAGGCAGAACGAATTTATAGGAACAGAAGGGTCTGCAAATATATCAGATTATTCAGATTCATCCGGCGGAGATGTCGATTGGGTAAGGAAGTGGTTAGGCGGGTTTTTCTTTCAAGATGCAGGATGGAAGTTGCCGGCTGATGCTGCTGAGGGGAAGAAGCTGATAACGGGCGATACATTGTCCAGTCTGCGGCGGTTTATGGACTGCTTTCGTGAGGAAGAGGCGTGCCGCAAGGCTTTGTTTTATTTAAGATGGCCGAATGGATTTTTATGTCCACGGTGCGCGGGACATCATTATTATTACATCAACAATAGAAGATTGTATGAATGTACGGCATGCGGCAATCAGACTTCCGTGACTGCGAATACGTTTTTGCACGGGACGAAATTGCCGTTGGCCTATTGGTTTTTTACGATATATTGGGTTGCAGTTGATCAGCGCTGTACGGCTTATCGATTGGCTTCTGTCCTTCAATTGCATTATCGCACTGCGCTCAGAATGCTCCATGTCATTCGTGCCGCAATGCGGGTATCCAATGGCAGGCATATGTTGTCCTCTATTGAGATCAAGGGGCAACCATCATTGTGGACTGGTGGTGTGGATGTTGATTTTTGCTCTCGCTCTGGACAGAGCATGAACCAGAAGGAAGTCTCCGTTGAAGTTGCTGGAACGCTAGAGAACGAGATGAGTCAGAGGGAAGGGCACAAGCAGGAATGCGATCGGATGAACGTGGAGGAAGGGTATCCTTCGGAGGGAATAACGTTGCCATTCGGTATGGACAAAATTTGTCTGCGAGATAATCCTTTGATAGACAGATGTCGTAATTTTTTGCTATCCAAAGCAGAGAATTATATCCGGACCGCCTACCGACGGGTCAGTGAACGCCATCGGCAGCGATATGTGGATGAATTTTTTTATCAGTGGTTGCAGCGTCATGAGCACAACCCGTTTCAATTGGGAAAAAGCTTGCTCCGCGCTTGTGGCACATTGGTGTACCAAGAGAATATCCAGGCCTGGATCCGACCTGTTTTTTCCCCAAGCCAAACTTGGTCTAGGAAAAGCGCTGCTGCACATCCTGACCAAGCTGCTTGATAAGCGCAATGGCGGTTTGCTTCTCTTGTGCAGAGAGAGAGCTCATGGCCGATTGAATAAAGTTGGCATGATCCGGAAAGATGCTGTGAAACAACTCCTGGCCCTTGCTCGTGATGACTGCGTAGGTTACACGGCGGTCATTCTCGCACGGTTTGCGCTGGATAAACCCCTTTTCCTCCAGTTTATCGGCAACATAAGTAATGCTGCCGCTTGTGAGCAAGATCTTCCCTGCAATTTGCTGCAGCGGAACTTCACCTTTGTGATATAGAAGCTCCAACACAGCAAATTCTGTCAAGGACAGTCCATGCCTGCGGATATCCTTGGCACTTATCTCCATCAGGACTTTATGTGCTTTGGACAGCACTACAAAGAGCTTGAGCGATAATGCTTGGTCATCCAATTCATATTTTGCCATGGGCGGTCCTCATTTCTATTTTCCACAATTTAAGAAAATTATAGGGAGCCAATCATGGACTGTCAATATTCAAGTGCCGTACAGATTACACTCGGATAAAGCATTGAGTCATGCCATGCAATCCTTAACCTTAAGGGTTGCCAGGAGTTTTTGGTGTGTCTGTTTCTTTGGCATCTTTTCTTCGGTCGTTGATATCCTGATTCAGCTGCTGGGCTTGCTGGGCATTAACGCCTTCTTGTTCCAGCTTGTCTGCTACATTTAAGAGGTTTTTGTCTCCGTTAGCCGGTGCTTGTGTCATCTTCTCGCGCCTCCTAGTTCAGAAGAATAAGTATTGCTCTGTGGATAGCTTGTCAGATTGGCGCGAAATCTATGCAAGCATGACGGTTCATTTACCCCAATATGCACACCATGTCTATGGCGGGAAGCTATTGTTCCTTGCGAAGCCTCCGGAAAAACTGGGTGAGCAGAGACCCGCAAACATCAGCCATGACTCCTGCGGTAAGCTCGCAAGTGTGGTTGAAGCGCTGGTCTTGCAGCAAATTCATAAGAGTTCCTGCGCAGCCTGCTTTTGGATCGGTTGCGCCAAATACGACGCGGTTGACCCGGGACATAAGAATAGCGCCGGCACACATGGGGCATGGCTCCAAGGTGACGTATAAAGTGCTGTCCAGAAGCCGCCATGCGGAAAGATTCTTGCTGGCTTCACGAATCGCAATCATTTCGGCATGTGTAGTCGGATCTAGAGAGCTTTCCCGCAGGTTATGTCCGCGCCCGATGATGCTGCCGTTTTTGACAATGACTGCCCCAATGGGCACCTCTCCTTTTTGCTCAGCAAGCTTGGCTTCCTCGATAGCGGCCTGCATCCATCTTTCGTCGTCCACTTGAAGTCCCCCTCGTTCATGATCTTTCACCCTATACTAACAAATCGTTAGCTTCATTTGTTTCGCTGCATGACTGCTGCATGCTATTGGCGAACAGGTATTCGTTTTTGTACACAGGCTGTGGATAAGCATGTGGATATGTCAGGTTTTCTGTGAACAAGCTGGTGATAACTGCGCACCTGCATGGTGATAACTTTTTTCAAGTGTAGTGTAAAAAAGCGCAGGTATCTTTGGCAAGTGACAAGCGCTGCATTGTGCCAAACGCCTTCCTGCTATATAATAATATAGATTGGGACTTAGAAGGAGTGTGTAACCGAATATGGCTCTGAAGGCAGGGATTGTCGGTTTGCCGAATGTCGGCAAATCCACTTTGTTCAATGCAATTACACAAGCAGGCGCAGAATCCGCCAATTATCCGTTCTGTACAATCGATCCGAACGTAGGGGTTGTGGAGGTACCGGACGAAAGGCTGGATAAGCTGGCTGGCATTGTGAATCCGAATAAAATTGTGCCGACGGCATTTGAGTTTGTAGATATTGCGGGTTTGGTTAAAGGGGCAAGCAAGGGAGAGGGGCTTGGGAACAAGTTCCTTGCGCACATACGGGAAGTGGATGCGATTGTGCATGTTGTGCGTTGCTTCGAGGATAGCGACATTACGCATGTTTCCGGATCAGTAGACCCGATTCGAGATATCGAGACGATCAATTTGGAATTGATCTTGGCGGACATCGAATCCGTTGAAAGAAAAATCGAGCGCTCACGTAAAAATATGAAGGGCGGCAACAAGCAGTATGCCGCTGAGGTTGACTGCCTGGAGAAGGTCAAAGCTGTCCTGTATGAGGATAAGCCGGCTCGCAGCATCGAGCTGACGGATGAAGAGAAGCTCGTGCTTCGCGATCTTCATTTGCTTACGATGAAGCCGGTATTGTATGCGGCGAATGTGAGTGAGGCAGAGGCCGCGAATGCGGATGAGAATCCATATGTCGCCAAGGTGAAGGAATTTGCCGCATCAGAAAATAACGAAGTGGTTGTGATCAGTGCCCGCGTAGAAGCCGAAATCGCCGAGCTTGAAGGGGAAGACAAGGAGATGTTCCTGCAAGAGCTCGGACTCGAGGAATCCGGCTTGAATCGGTTGATTCGAGCAGCTTATGTGCTGCTTGGGTTGGATACCTATTTTACAGCAGGGGTTCAAGAGGTGCGGGCATGGACGATACGTCGGGGGACGAAGGCGCCCCAGGCAGCCGGGGTGATTCACTCCGATTTCGAACGCGGCTTCATTCGCGCGGAGGTTGTCAGTTACGAGGATTTGATTGCGACCGGTTCGATGGCAGGGGCGAGGGAAAAAGGCTTGCTCCGTCTGGAAGGCAAGGAATATGTGGTGCAGGACGGAGACGTCATGCACTTCCGGTTTAACGTATAAAGCCTATTTTATAAGCAAGGAGTGCAAAGCATCGTGCTGGACAAATTAAGAGCGCTGGCAGACCGATATGAAAAACTGAGCGAGCTGTTGTGCGATCCGGACGTGGCGAACGATCCCGGCAAGCTGCGCGAGCTCTCGAAGGAACAATCGGATTTGCAAGAGACGTACGAAGCTTACAAGGAATATGAGCAGGTGCTGCAGCAGCACCAAGACGCCAAGCAAATGCTGGGTGAGAAGCTGGATGACGAGATGCGCGAAATGGTGAAGATGGAGCTGGATGAGCTGCAGACTCGCAAGGAAGAGTTGGAGGAGCGGCTGCATGTGCTGCTGCTGCCGAAGGATCCGAACGATGACAAGAACGTCATCGTGGAAATTCGTGGTGCAGCCGGCGGCGATGAAGCTGCCTTATTCGCCGGAGACCTGTATCGCATGTATACGCGCTATGCGGATATGCAGGGCTGGAAAGTGGAAGTGATGGAGTCGAGTGTGAGCGACCTGGGCGGATTTAAGGAAATTGTCTTTATGATTCGAGGCAAGGGTGCCTACAGCAAGCTGAAATTTGAGAGCGGTGCGCATCGTGTGCAGCGAGTCCCGGAGACTGAATCCGGCGGCAGAATCCATACTTCTACCGCAACAGTGGCCGTACTGCCGGAGGCAGAAGAAGTGGAGATTGAGATCAGCGAGAACGATATTCGAGTGGATACGTTTTGCTCCAGCGGACCGGGCGGCCAATCGGTCAATACGACGAAATCAGCCGTACGGCTTACGCACATTCCTACGGGCATTGTCGTAAGCTGCCAGGATGGCAAATCGCAAAATTCCAATAAGGAAATGGCGATGCGTGTGCTGCGCGCACGGATCTACGATAAGTTCCGCCAAGAGGAAGAGGCGAAGTATGCGAGCGAGCGGAAGAGCAAGGTGGGGACAGGCGACCGAAGCGAGCGCATTCGCACGTACAATTTCCCGCAAAGCCGCGTGACGGATCATCGCATTGGCTTGACCTTGCACAAATTGGATACGGTGCTGCAAGGCGAAATGGATGAGATCATTAACGCGCTTTCTGTCGCCGAACAAGCCGAGTTAATGGAGCAGGAAGCGCTATAAGAGGGAGCGCGTTACAGCATGGAGAAGACGATTCGAGAAGCCTACTTGGAGGCTTCTTCTTTTTTAGCATCGGCGGAGAGCCGCAGTACGCAAAACCCGGAGCGGGTGACGGAATGGATGCTGTGCAGCTTGCTCGGCTGGGACCGCAGCAAGCTGTTTCTCGATTGGCAGGAGCCGCTTCCCAAGGAAAAACAAGCACAATGGGAAGGCTGGCTGCGGCGCAAGGCTGCAGGTGAGCCCGTGCAATATATTATCGGAGAGCAGGAATTTTACGGGCGCCCCTTCCAGGTTAATCCGCACGTGCTGATTCCGCGGCCGGAAACGGAGCTGTTGGTGGAAGCGGCTCTGGCATGGGGCCGGGCATGGCGTCCGGGCCTAGTAGCGGATATTGGAACAGGCAGCGGCATCATCCCGATTACGCTGGCGCTTGAAGAACCGGCGTGGGAACTATCGGCTTCCGATTTGTCGGCAGATGCGCTCACGGTGGCGAGAGAAAACGCCGCACGCCATGGCGTATCGGGGCGGATTTCTTTTTACGAAGGCGATTTGCTGGAGCCTTGGTTGGAGCGGCATCTTGTGCCGGATTTGCTGATTTCGAATCCGCCTTATGTGCCCTTGGCCGATGAGCAGCAGATGTCTCCAGAGGTGGCGGAACACGAACCGCCAACCGCTTTGTATGGCGGGCACGATGGGCTGGAGTTGTACCGCCGCCTAGCCGAGCAACTGAAGCTTCTGCCCCGATTGCCCGATTGGATCGGGCTTGAAGTGGGCGAGGGCCAGGCCGGGGAGGTAGCGGACATGCTGCAAGGTCTGGCTGAATCTGCAGGAGAAATCAAGCGCAGCGTAAGGGTAATTCAGGACCTGGCGGGGATTGATCGCCATGTCATCCTCCAAACCGCGACCTAGTGAACGGAAAACTAGCATAATCAAAATGCTAGTTTGCTAGTATAGCATTTGCCTCTGTTGTCCATACTGGCTACTAGATTGAACCTGGACAGCAGAAAGGATGCTTATACGATGCGAATGCAAGCCCGTTATGGATATTTGCTCTTTATACTAGTTATGCTTCTCATGTCTTGGGACGCTCAGCGCAATCAGGCGCCGTTGGCGGCAGCGGCGATTCCGGAGGAATCGATACGCTTAAGAATTTTGGCCAACTCCGATGGAGCCAATGACCAATGGCTGAAGCGGCAAGTTCGGGATCGGGTAGTGGACCAAATGAACAAATGGGTGGCCGAGCCGATGTCGTTGGAAGAGGCGAGAGCGCTCGTTTCAAGCAATCTGGACGTGCTGGAGCAGGTGGTCGGCAATACGATTCGGGAAAGCGGAGCTTCATACACTTACGAGGTGCAGTTGGGTGAAGTGGAGTTTCCTGCGAAGCTTTACGGGGATCGGGTTTATCCCGCCGGCTTATACGAAGCGCTGGTTGTCACGATTGGGAAAGGCGAAGGGAAGAATTGGTGGTGTGTCCTGTTTCCTCCTTTATGCTTCGTGGACACGGTGTCCGGTCAAGCCGCCGCTGAAGAGGCCGGGGAAGACGTGAAAGACGGCGAATCGGATATGGAGGGCAAGGTTAGAGAATCGCAGGAAATCTCATCGGCAGATGTGGCGGGCGAAATGGAGTTGAGATTCTTCCTGGTGGATTGGCTGGACAAGCTGATCCAATGGATCAAAGGTTTTTTCAAGTAAAGGAGCAGCTTATGGCGAACGAAACCCGAAATACGAACATGCAGCTGGACAATGGAGCCGGCCTGATTCCGCCGACTGAGGAAGGACTTCGCGAAGCGGGACGCTTGCTTCGCGAAGGGGAAGTGGTGGCTTTCCCGACGGAAACGGTGTATGGGCTCGGTGCGGATGCCCGTTCCAGCTCAGCAGTAGAGAAGGTCTATGCAGCCAAAGGCCGGCCTTCGGATAATCCGCTGATTGTTCATATAGCAGAATTGGATCAGCTGGCCGCTATTGCCGAGCCGCCGGACGATGTGTCCGCGCGGCTGATGGCGCATTTTTGGCCGGGGCCGCTGACGGTCGTGCTCCCGGCGAAGTCCGGCGCGCTGTCGCCGCTAGTGACAGCGGGACTTGCCACGGTGGCGGTGCGCATGCCCGACCACCCGCTTGCCCGGCGGCTGATTGCCGCCGCTGGGTGTCCCTTGGCCGCGCCCAGCGCCAATCGCTCGGGGCGGCCAAGCCCGACACGCGCGGAGCACGTCGCCCACGACCTGGCCGGCCGTATAGCCGGCGTAGTTAACGGAGGGCCGACAGGTGTCGGGCTGGAATCGACCGTCGTCGAGGTAAACGACGGCTGCGTCTATGTGCTGCGCCCGGGCGGCATCAGCGCCGAGCAGCTGCGCGAGGTGCATCCGCGCGTTGAGACCGTTGCGCCGGAAACAGCCGAGCATGCGGCAGCGCCACGCTCGCCCGGCATGAAATATGCGCACTACGCGCCGCAAGGCGAGCTGACGCTTGTCGCAGGTCCGCCTAAGCAGACGGCGGCCTACATATGGAAGGCTGCCGCTGAGGCAGCGGCCCAGGGCAAGCGGGTCGGACTGCTCACCTACGCTGAGCATGCCGATGTCTATGCCTCCTTCCCTGGGCTGGTGCAAGTATGCGGCAGCCTGGCTGACCCCGCTTCAACCGCGCGGGGGCTATACGAGTCGCTCCGCGCCTTCGACGAGCAAGCGGCGGAGCAAATTTATGCGGAAGCCTACCCCGAGCACGGGCTCGGCGCCGCAATCATGAACCGCCTGCGCAAAGCCGCCGCAGGCCGCGTCCTAACAATCGGCTAGACATGTTTCCCTCCTTGTCCGCATAAGCATGAATGGACGGCGGACGATAAGGAGGAAGAAAGCTTGTCACCAATCGAAATTGCGTTCGGGCAGTGGATGACGATCTTGCTTATGGCTTTCGCGCTCGGACTGGATGCTTTTTCACTGGGGATCGGTATCGGACTGAAGGGGATTCGTCTTCTGGACGTGCTGAAGATCAGCGTAGTGGTGGGTCTCTTTCATATTATAATGCCTTTGATGGGGATGTTCACCGGGCATTACGTCGGTTCGCTGCTTGGCGGTGTGGCGGTTGCGGCAGGCGGAGGATTGCTTGCGCTGCTGGGGCTGCATATGATATATAGTTCCCTGCGGGGGGAAGGCGCGCGTTCCTTTGATTACGGCACGCTTTGGGGGCTGCTTGTCTTTTCGCTTAGTGTAAGCATTGATTCGTTCTCCGTAGGCATCTCGTTCGGCCTGTTTGCGGCGGATTTGATTGTGACAGTCATGGTGTTCGGCCTGTTCGGCAGCCTTATGTCAATAGCCGGACTGTTATTGGGGCGACGGGTATCGGGCCTGTTCGGCGAGTACGGAGAGGCATTGGGCGGAGTGATTTTGTTGGCATTCGGTTTAAAGTTTATACTATAGTCAAGGAAGAAAGGCCGTGTCTGTTTCAAGGCAAGGCGAAGAAACGGAGGTGCGGAATTTGGTCCGTGTATTGTTTGTTTGTACCGGAAATACTTGCCGCAGTCCGATGGCCGAGAAGCTGTTCCGGCAAATGGCCCAAGAACACATGCTGGCGGCAGAAGCTCGCTCTGCGGGTGTCGCTGCTGCCGATGGTACGCCGATGTCCAAGCATGCTGCCACGGTCATACGTGAAGCTGGCTGCCCGACAGAGCATCGATCCCGATCTCTGGAGCAGGAAGATGTGGACTGGGCGGATTTGATTTTGACGATGACGCAGGGGCATAAGCGCACCATTTTACAGATGTTTCCGTATACCGTAGAAAAGGTTTATACGCTGCAAGAGTATGCCTGGAATGATTCGGAACAGAAGCAGATGCGAATGGAGTGGGAAGCATTCATGGCAGAACTGCAGACGAAGCAGGCGTTGGGAGAAACAATTGCGCCTGCGGAACATGAGCGTATGCAGCAGCTGGCTGACCATTTGCGAGACGACGATATCGCCGATCCGTTTGGCGGAACCGAGGAGCACTATCGGATTGTCGCTGAGGAGATTAGATATGCAGTGGACAAGCTGGTTCGCAAGCTCGCGCAAGATGCGGGGGGCGGAGCCAGTACGTAAAAAGTGGCGCACCAGACATTTTCCAGGCTTTACAGGCAAGCACGATTGGAGTATGATGAGGGTAATTGAACAGTCTTCCGATGTAACTGGCGACAAGTGGAATGAACCACGGTGGAGCATCGGAAGGTATCGGCCGGTCGCCTGGGCAAGAGCAAGGATAACGCACGTTTGACGTGCGTGCCATGCTCTTTTTTACTTTGGGTGAAAGCAGTCGGCTGGGGAAAGCTAGTGGCAAAAGGAGGCGTATGCAAATGAAAGTGGCAATCGGTGCAGATCATGGCGGCTACAGGTTGAAGGAAGAGCTGAAAAGCTTCATTGAGAAGCTGGGCCATGCTGTTGAGGATGTCGGCTGTTCCTGTGAGGATTCCGTCGATTATCCAGATTATGCGATTCCGGCATGTGAGAAGGTGATCGCCGGTGATGCGGACCGGGCGATTCTGATTTGCGGGACGGGCATCGGCATGTCCATTGCGGCGAACAAGATGCCAGGCATTCGCTGTGCGCTTGTGCACGATACCTTCTCGGCGAAGGCGACACGCGAGCATAACGATTCGAATGTTTTGGCCATGGGCGAACGGGTAATTGGTCCGGGTCTGGCACAGGATATCGTTCAGATTTGGCTGGAAACACAGTTTTCCGAAGCAGAACGCCACGCAAACCGCATTGGAAAAATCCGCTCGCTAGAAGAGAGTTATACGCTGCATCCATAAGAAGGGGGCGCTCTGGCTTATGAATTTGCAGCAAATTACCGCAAATACGGCTGTCATTGTCCGGGAATTGGCCGAACATGCCAACCTGGGTCCGGCCCACCTGATCGTCATGGGCGTCAGCACCAGTGAAATAGCAGGCGCGCGCATTGGCACTTCAGGCGCCGAGGATATTGCCGCAGCCGTGTGGAATGGCGTGCAGCAAGTCCGGCGGGAGCACGGCTTTGCTGTAGCTTTTCAGTGCTGCGAGCATTTGAACCGTGCGCTCGTAGTGGAGCGCCGGGAATTGGTACGCTTCGGCCTCGAGGAAGTTGCCGCCGTGCCCATCTTGAAGGCTGGCGGTGCGATGGCCTCGCATGCTTTCCGGCAGCTGGAGGATGCGTGCTTGGCTGAACGCATTCAAGCGCATGCCGGCATCGACATCGGCGATACGCTGATCGGCATGCACTTGCGTCCGGTGGCTGTGCCGTTTCGCCCAAGCCTCCGCCAGCTCGGACAGGCGCATGTGAA is from Xylanibacillus composti and encodes:
- a CDS encoding MarR family winged helix-turn-helix transcriptional regulator, coding for MAKYELDDQALSLKLFVVLSKAHKVLMEISAKDIRRHGLSLTEFAVLELLYHKGEVPLQQIAGKILLTSGSITYVADKLEEKGFIQRKPCENDRRVTYAVITSKGQELFHSIFPDHANFIQSAMSSLSAQEKQTAIALIKQLGQDVQQRFS
- the tadA gene encoding tRNA adenosine(34) deaminase TadA, which gives rise to MDDERWMQAAIEEAKLAEQKGEVPIGAVIVKNGSIIGRGHNLRESSLDPTTHAEMIAIREASKNLSAWRLLDSTLYVTLEPCPMCAGAILMSRVNRVVFGATDPKAGCAGTLMNLLQDQRFNHTCELTAGVMADVCGSLLTQFFRRLRKEQ
- the ychF gene encoding redox-regulated ATPase YchF, which translates into the protein MALKAGIVGLPNVGKSTLFNAITQAGAESANYPFCTIDPNVGVVEVPDERLDKLAGIVNPNKIVPTAFEFVDIAGLVKGASKGEGLGNKFLAHIREVDAIVHVVRCFEDSDITHVSGSVDPIRDIETINLELILADIESVERKIERSRKNMKGGNKQYAAEVDCLEKVKAVLYEDKPARSIELTDEEKLVLRDLHLLTMKPVLYAANVSEAEAANADENPYVAKVKEFAASENNEVVVISARVEAEIAELEGEDKEMFLQELGLEESGLNRLIRAAYVLLGLDTYFTAGVQEVRAWTIRRGTKAPQAAGVIHSDFERGFIRAEVVSYEDLIATGSMAGAREKGLLRLEGKEYVVQDGDVMHFRFNV
- the prfA gene encoding peptide chain release factor 1; this translates as MLDKLRALADRYEKLSELLCDPDVANDPGKLRELSKEQSDLQETYEAYKEYEQVLQQHQDAKQMLGEKLDDEMREMVKMELDELQTRKEELEERLHVLLLPKDPNDDKNVIVEIRGAAGGDEAALFAGDLYRMYTRYADMQGWKVEVMESSVSDLGGFKEIVFMIRGKGAYSKLKFESGAHRVQRVPETESGGRIHTSTATVAVLPEAEEVEIEISENDIRVDTFCSSGPGGQSVNTTKSAVRLTHIPTGIVVSCQDGKSQNSNKEMAMRVLRARIYDKFRQEEEAKYASERKSKVGTGDRSERIRTYNFPQSRVTDHRIGLTLHKLDTVLQGEMDEIINALSVAEQAELMEQEAL
- the prmC gene encoding peptide chain release factor N(5)-glutamine methyltransferase translates to MEKTIREAYLEASSFLASAESRSTQNPERVTEWMLCSLLGWDRSKLFLDWQEPLPKEKQAQWEGWLRRKAAGEPVQYIIGEQEFYGRPFQVNPHVLIPRPETELLVEAALAWGRAWRPGLVADIGTGSGIIPITLALEEPAWELSASDLSADALTVARENAARHGVSGRISFYEGDLLEPWLERHLVPDLLISNPPYVPLADEQQMSPEVAEHEPPTALYGGHDGLELYRRLAEQLKLLPRLPDWIGLEVGEGQAGEVADMLQGLAESAGEIKRSVRVIQDLAGIDRHVILQTAT
- the spoIIR gene encoding stage II sporulation protein R, coding for MRMQARYGYLLFILVMLLMSWDAQRNQAPLAAAAIPEESIRLRILANSDGANDQWLKRQVRDRVVDQMNKWVAEPMSLEEARALVSSNLDVLEQVVGNTIRESGASYTYEVQLGEVEFPAKLYGDRVYPAGLYEALVVTIGKGEGKNWWCVLFPPLCFVDTVSGQAAAEEAGEDVKDGESDMEGKVRESQEISSADVAGEMELRFFLVDWLDKLIQWIKGFFK
- a CDS encoding L-threonylcarbamoyladenylate synthase: MQLDNGAGLIPPTEEGLREAGRLLREGEVVAFPTETVYGLGADARSSSAVEKVYAAKGRPSDNPLIVHIAELDQLAAIAEPPDDVSARLMAHFWPGPLTVVLPAKSGALSPLVTAGLATVAVRMPDHPLARRLIAAAGCPLAAPSANRSGRPSPTRAEHVAHDLAGRIAGVVNGGPTGVGLESTVVEVNDGCVYVLRPGGISAEQLREVHPRVETVAPETAEHAAAPRSPGMKYAHYAPQGELTLVAGPPKQTAAYIWKAAAEAAAQGKRVGLLTYAEHADVYASFPGLVQVCGSLADPASTARGLYESLRAFDEQAAEQIYAEAYPEHGLGAAIMNRLRKAAAGRVLTIG
- a CDS encoding manganese efflux pump MntP → MTILLMAFALGLDAFSLGIGIGLKGIRLLDVLKISVVVGLFHIIMPLMGMFTGHYVGSLLGGVAVAAGGGLLALLGLHMIYSSLRGEGARSFDYGTLWGLLVFSLSVSIDSFSVGISFGLFAADLIVTVMVFGLFGSLMSIAGLLLGRRVSGLFGEYGEALGGVILLAFGLKFIL
- a CDS encoding low molecular weight protein arginine phosphatase, which codes for MSVSRQGEETEVRNLVRVLFVCTGNTCRSPMAEKLFRQMAQEHMLAAEARSAGVAAADGTPMSKHAATVIREAGCPTEHRSRSLEQEDVDWADLILTMTQGHKRTILQMFPYTVEKVYTLQEYAWNDSEQKQMRMEWEAFMAELQTKQALGETIAPAEHERMQQLADHLRDDDIADPFGGTEEHYRIVAEEIRYAVDKLVRKLAQDAGGGAST
- the rpiB gene encoding ribose 5-phosphate isomerase B → MKVAIGADHGGYRLKEELKSFIEKLGHAVEDVGCSCEDSVDYPDYAIPACEKVIAGDADRAILICGTGIGMSIAANKMPGIRCALVHDTFSAKATREHNDSNVLAMGERVIGPGLAQDIVQIWLETQFSEAERHANRIGKIRSLEESYTLHP
- a CDS encoding TIGR01440 family protein, with the translated sequence MNLQQITANTAVIVRELAEHANLGPAHLIVMGVSTSEIAGARIGTSGAEDIAAAVWNGVQQVRREHGFAVAFQCCEHLNRALVVERRELVRFGLEEVAAVPILKAGGAMASHAFRQLEDACLAERIQAHAGIDIGDTLIGMHLRPVAVPFRPSLRQLGQAHVNAAWTRPKLIGGERACYTR